One window of Cuculus canorus isolate bCucCan1 chromosome 10, bCucCan1.pri, whole genome shotgun sequence genomic DNA carries:
- the TAF7L gene encoding transcription initiation factor TFIID subunit 7-like yields MSKSKDDAPHELESQFVLRLPPEYASTVRRAVQSGNVNLKDRLTIELHADGRHGIVRVDRVPLAAKLVDLPCIIESLKTIDKKTFYKTADICQMLVCTVDGDLYPPLEEQTVSTDPKANKKKDKDREKKFIWNHGITLPLKNVRKRRFRKTAKKKYIESPDVEKEVKRLLSTDAEAVSVRWEVIAEDETKEVDNHGSLTSLDISSPGMSGHKQGHGSSEHDELREIFNDISSSSEDEDERDHHDDEDLNIMDTEEDLERQLQDKLNESDGQQQENEGSNQIVMGIQKQIDNLKSKLQETQDRRKRQEDLIMKVENLALKTRLQAVLDEFKQQEEREKQQMTSLQEQLESLMEK; encoded by the exons ATGAGCAAGAGCAAGGATGATGCTCCACATGAGCTGGAGAGCCAGTTCGTGCTGCGGCTGCCACCG GAATATGCCTCCACTGTGCGGCGAGCAGTGCAGTCTGGGAACGTCAACTTGAAGGACAGGCTCACCATTGAGCTACACG CGGATGGGCGCCATGGGATTGTCCGCGTAGACAGAGTGCCGCTGGCAGCCAAGCTGGTAGATCTGCCCTGCATCATCGAGAGCTTAAAAACCATTGACAAGAAAACCTTCTATAAGACAGCAGATATTTGCCAG ATGCTTGTTTGCACCGTGGATGGTGATCTCTACCCCCCTTTGGAAGAGCAAACTGTGAGCACTGACCCCAAGGCAAACAAGAAGAAGGACaaggacagagagaagaaattcaTCTGGAACCATGGCA TCACTCTTCCTCTGAAAAACGTACGGAAGAGACGATTCCGGAAGACAGCTAAGAAGAAG TATATAGAATCTCCTGATGTGGAAAAAGAGGTGAAGCGTCTCCTGAGCACAGATGCTGAAGCTGTCAGTGTCC GCTGGGAAGTCATTGCTGAAGATGAAACAAAGGAAGTAGACAACCATGGTTCGCTCACCAGCCTGGACATCTCCTCCCCAGGGATGTCGGGACATAAGCAAGGCCATGGCTCCTCAG AACATGATGAACTGCGGGAGATATTTAATgacatcagcagcagcagtgaagatgaagatgagagGGATCATCATGATGACGAAGACCTAAACATCATGGATACTGAGGAGGACTTggagaggcagctgcaggacaAGCTGAATGAGTCTGATGGGCAGCAACAGGAGAACGAGGGGTCCAACCAGATag TCATGGGGATCCAGAAACAGATTGACAACTTGAAAAGTAAACTCCAGGAGACACAAGATAGGAGGAAGCGCCAGGAAGATCTCATCATGAAAGTGGAGAACCTGGCCCTCAAG ACCCGtctccaggctgtgctggatGAGTtcaagcagcaggaggagcgagagaagcagcag ATGACATCCCTGCAGGAACAGCTGGAGTCTCTCATGGAGAAGTGA
- the LOC104069051 gene encoding magnesium transporter NIPA2, producing the protein MGDAGVRPGFYVGLGLALGSSAFIGGSFILKKKGLLRLCRRGRARAGQGGHAYLQEWLWWAGLLCMGIGEAANFAAYAFAPATLVTPLGALSVLVSAVLSSVFLNEQLNVHGKIGCILSILGSTVMVIHAPQEEEVSSLESMAEKLKDPGFIVFAVCVLVSSLLLIFVAGPRYGQSNVLVYVLVCSAIGSLSVSCVKGLGIALKELFSGKPVLKEPLGWVLLVCLVICISVQINYLNKALDIFNTSVVTPIYYVLFTTAVMTCSAILFKEWQHMVLDNIIGTVSGFLTIVSGIFLLHAFRDMPFTPDLLPLFLQGRADLHTSWRSVDRHQSCQHQPLLPSEDKGSRSAEEEEEGESM; encoded by the exons ATGGGGGACGCGGGCGTGCGGCCCGGGTTCTACGTGGGGCTGGGCTTGGCCCTGGGCTCCAGCGCCTTCATCGGTGGCAGCTTCATCCTCAAGAAGAAGGGGCTGCTCCGGCTGTGCCGTCGCGGCCGCGCCAGGGCAG GACAAGGAGGTCACGCGTACCTACAGGAGTGGCTTTGGTGGGCAGGGCTGCTGTGCA TGGGAATTGGAGAAGCTGCAAATTTTGCTGCCTATGCCTTTGCCCCTGCGACGCTGGTAACTCCTCTGGGTGCTCTAAGTGTCCTTGTGAG TGCAGTTCTGTCTTCTGTCTTCCTGAATGAGCAGCTGAATGTTCATGGGAAAATTGGCTGCATCTTGAGTATCCTGGGCTCCACGGTGATGGTTATCCATGCTCCGCAGGAAGAAGAGGTTTCCAGCCTAGAGTCAATggcagagaagctgaaagaTCCAG GATTCATTGTATTTGCTGTGTGTGTGCTGGTGAGCTCCCTTCTGCTTATCTTCGTGGCTGGACCCCGTTACGGACAGAGCAACGTCCTGGTGTATGTTTTGGTCTGCTCTGCCATCGGCTCACTTTCTGTATCCTGCGTCAAAGGCTTGGGGATTGCTCTGAAAGAACTGTTTTCTGGGAAGCCAGTCCTGAAAGAACCACTGGGTTGGGTGCTCCTGGTGTGCCTGGTGATCTGCATCAGTGTCCAGATCAACTATCTGAACAAAGCCTTGGACATCTTCAACACATCTGTGGTCACCCCTATTTACTACGTGCTCTTCACCACAGCAGTTATGACGTGCTCTGCCATCCTCTTCAAGGAGTGGCAACACATGGTGCTAGACAACATCATTGGCACTGTCAGTGGTTTCCTCACCATCGTGTCCGGCATCTTCCTCCTGCACGCCTTCAGGGACATGCCCTTCACCCCTGacctcctgcccctcttcctGCAGGGCAGGGCAGACCTGCACACCTCATGGAGGAGTGTGGACCGACATCAGTCATGTCAGCACCAGCCTCTTCTGCCCTCAGAGGACAAAGGGTCTCGGAgcgcagaggaggaggaggaaggtgaaaGCATGTGA
- the TIMM8A gene encoding mitochondrial import inner membrane translocase subunit Tim8 A: protein MDAPSAAGLGGADPQLQRFIEVETQKQRFQQLVHQMTELCWEKCMDKPGPKLDSRAETCFVNCVERFIDTSQFILNRLEQTQKSKSAFSESLSD, encoded by the exons ATGGATGCGCCGTCTGCCGCCGGGTTGGGGGGCGCCGACCCTCAGCTCCAGCGATTTATCGAGGTGGAGACGCAGAAGCAGCGGTTCCAGCAGCTGGTGCATCAGATGACCGAGCTGTGCTGG GAGAAGTGTATGGACAAGCCGGGTCCGAAGCTGGACAGTCGGGCCGAGACGTGCTTCGTGAACTGCGTGGAGCGCTTCATCGACACCAGCCAGTTCATCCTGAATCGGCTGGAGCAAACACAGAAGTCCAAATCAGCCTTCTCAGAGAGCCTGTCCGACTGA
- the BTK gene encoding tyrosine-protein kinase BTK isoform X2 codes for MASVILESIFLKRSQQKKKTSPLNFKKRLFLLTESKLSYYEYDFERGRRGSKKGSVDIEKITCVETVVPENNPPPERQVPRKGEDYNNMEQISIIERFPYPFQVVYDEGPLYVFSPTEELRKRWIHQLKNVIRYNSDLVQKYHPCFWIDGQYLCCSQTAKNAMGCQILESRNGSLKAGRSHRKTKKPLPPTPQEDQMVMKPLLPEPTPSTAGEMKKVVALYNYLPMNAQDLQLQKGEEYLILEESHLPWWKARDKNGREGYIPSNYVTETRNSLEIFEWYSKNITRSQAEQLLKQEGKEGGFIVRDSTSKTGKYTVSVYAKSSVDPQGMIRHYVVCCTPQNQYYLAEKHLFNTIPELITYHQHNSAGLISRLKYPVSPHQKSAPSTAGLGYGSWEIDPKDLTFLKELGTGQFGVVKYGKWRGQYDVAIKMIREGSMSEDEFIDEAKVMMNLSHEKLVQLYGVCTKQRPIFIITEYMANGCLLNFLRETRRRFQPAELLEMCKDVCEAMEYLESKQFLHRDLAARNCLVNDQGIVKVSDFGLSRYVLDDEYTSSMGSKFPVRWSPPEVLLYSKFSSKSDVWAFGVLMWEVYSLGKMPYERFNNSETTEHVIQGLRLYRPQQASERVYTIMYSCWHEKAEERPTFTALLGSILDITDEEP; via the exons ATGGCCAGCGTCATCCTTGAGAGCATCTTCTTGAAGCGCTCgcagcagaagaagaaaacgTCTCCCCTCAACTTCAAGAAGCGCCTGTTCCTGTTGACAGAGAGCAAGCTGTCCTACTACGAGTATGACTTTGAGCGGGGG CGCCGGGGCAGCAAGAAGGGCTCGGTGGACATTGAGAAGATCACCTGTGTGGAGACGGTGGTGCCGGAAAACAACCCTCCCCCTGAGCGGCAGGTCCCG aggaaaggagaggattACAACAACATGGAACAGATCTCAATCATCGAACGGTTCCCCTACCCCTTCCAG GTGGTATATGACGAAGGGCCCCTCTACGTCTTCTCCCCGACGGAGGAGTTGCGCAAGCGCTGGATCCATCAGCTGAAGAACG TGATCCGATACAACAGTGACCTGGTACAGAAGTACCACCCCTGCTTCTGGATCGATGGCCAGTACCTGTGCTGCTCCCAGACAGCTAAGAATGCCATGGGCTGCCAGATCCTGGAGAGCAGGAATGGCA GTTTAAAAGCTGGGCGGTCACATCGCAAGACAAAGAAGCCTCTTCCCCCTACTCCTCAGGAGGACCAG ATGGTGATGAAGCCCCTGCTCCCCGAACCAACCCCCAGTACAgcaggtgagatgaagaaggtggtggccctctacaactacctgccGATGAACGCGCAGGACCTGCAACTGCAGAAGGGCGAGGAGTACCTAATCCTGGAGGAAAGCCACCTGCCCTGGTGGAAAGCCCGTGACAAGAACGG GAGGGAAGGATACATCCCCAGCAACTACGTCACTGAAACCAGGAATTCCCTGGAGATCTTTGA GTGGTACTCAAAGAATATCACTCGGAGCCAAGCAGAGCAACTGCTGAAGCAGGAG GGCAAGGAAGGGGGCTTCATTGTCCGAGATTCCACCAGCAAGACAGGGAAATACACTGTCTCCGTCTATGCCAAGTCTTCTGT AGACCCCCAAGGCATGATCCGCCATTACGTTGTATGCTGCACCCCCCAGAATCAGTATTACCTGGCAGAAAAGCACCTCTTCAACACCATCCCGGAGCTCATCACGTACCATCAGCACAACTCTGCAG GGCTCATATCCAGACTGAAGTACCCAGTGTCCCCCCACCAGAAAAGTGCTCCTTCCACAGCTGGCCTCGGCTATG GGTCGTGGGAGATTGATCCAAAGGATCTGACCttcctgaaggaactggggaCGGGACAGTTTGGCGTGGTGAAGTATGGAAAATGGAGAGGCCAGTACGACGTTGCTATCAAGATGATCAGGGAAGGCTCCATGTCAGAGGATGAGTTTATCGACGAAGCCAAAGTCATGAT GAACCTGTCTCATGAGAAGCTGGTGCAGCTCTATGGGGTCTGCACCAAGCAGCGTCCTATCTTCATCATCACTGAATACATGGCCAATGGCTGCCTCCTGAACTTCCTGAGGGAAACTCGGCGGCGGTTCCAgcctgctgagctgctggagatgtGCAAAGATGTCTGTGAAGCTATGGAGTACCTGGAATCCAAGCAGTTCCTGCACCGAGACCTG GCTGCTCGCAACTGTTTGGTGAATGACCAAGGAATTGTGAAAGTATCAGATTTTGGCCTTTCCAG GTATGTTCTAGATGACGAGTATACAAGCTCCATGGGGTCAAAGTTTCCCGTGCGGTGGTCTCCCCCTGAAGTGCTTCTGTACAGCAAGTTCAGCAGCAAGTCTGACGTCTGGGCTTTTG GCGTTCTCATGTGGGAAGTTTATTCTCTGGGAAAGATGCCTTATGAGAGATTCAATAACAGCGAGACCACCGAGCATGTCATCCAAGGCCTGCGCCTCTACCGCCCGCAGCAGGCATCGGAGCGGGTCTACACCATCATGTACAGCTGCTGGCACGAG aaggcagaggagcGCCCCACCTTCACTGCGCTGCTGGGCAGCATCCTGGACATCACGGACGAGGAACCCTGA
- the BTK gene encoding tyrosine-protein kinase BTK isoform X1: MQRGALGALSQHRVVWERRSQEHEGCDALGAGMALLTSPARSRGSSWQELPCSTCLRPHTSACILHGARAVVPASSRRAIPSTGCQATEDTARTCPIYPALLAVTQLLQLKQPSKHGVEQAEGAIMASVILESIFLKRSQQKKKTSPLNFKKRLFLLTESKLSYYEYDFERGRRGSKKGSVDIEKITCVETVVPENNPPPERQVPRKGEDYNNMEQISIIERFPYPFQVVYDEGPLYVFSPTEELRKRWIHQLKNVIRYNSDLVQKYHPCFWIDGQYLCCSQTAKNAMGCQILESRNGSLKAGRSHRKTKKPLPPTPQEDQMVMKPLLPEPTPSTAGEMKKVVALYNYLPMNAQDLQLQKGEEYLILEESHLPWWKARDKNGREGYIPSNYVTETRNSLEIFEWYSKNITRSQAEQLLKQEGKEGGFIVRDSTSKTGKYTVSVYAKSSVDPQGMIRHYVVCCTPQNQYYLAEKHLFNTIPELITYHQHNSAGLISRLKYPVSPHQKSAPSTAGLGYGSWEIDPKDLTFLKELGTGQFGVVKYGKWRGQYDVAIKMIREGSMSEDEFIDEAKVMMNLSHEKLVQLYGVCTKQRPIFIITEYMANGCLLNFLRETRRRFQPAELLEMCKDVCEAMEYLESKQFLHRDLAARNCLVNDQGIVKVSDFGLSRYVLDDEYTSSMGSKFPVRWSPPEVLLYSKFSSKSDVWAFGVLMWEVYSLGKMPYERFNNSETTEHVIQGLRLYRPQQASERVYTIMYSCWHEKAEERPTFTALLGSILDITDEEP, translated from the exons ATGCAGAGAGGGGCCCTGGGAGCCCTGTCCCAGCACCGCGTGGTGTGGGAGAGGCGTAGCCAGGAGCACGAGGGCTGCGATGCCCTGGGTGCTGGCATGGCCCTGCTAACATCACCAGCAAGGAGCCgtggcagcagctggcaggagctgccatGCAGCACCTGCTTGAGGCCTCACACCTCTGCCTGCATCCTCCATGGTGCCAGGGCTGTAgtgcctgccagcagcaggagagcaatCCCCAGCACAGGCTGCCAGGCTACGG AGGACACAGCGAGGACGTGTCCCATCTACCCAGCACTGCTGGCGGTGACTCAGCTGCTCCAACTCAAG CAACCCAGCAAGCACGGAGTGGAGCAGGCTGAAGGGGCCATCATGGCCAGCGTCATCCTTGAGAGCATCTTCTTGAAGCGCTCgcagcagaagaagaaaacgTCTCCCCTCAACTTCAAGAAGCGCCTGTTCCTGTTGACAGAGAGCAAGCTGTCCTACTACGAGTATGACTTTGAGCGGGGG CGCCGGGGCAGCAAGAAGGGCTCGGTGGACATTGAGAAGATCACCTGTGTGGAGACGGTGGTGCCGGAAAACAACCCTCCCCCTGAGCGGCAGGTCCCG aggaaaggagaggattACAACAACATGGAACAGATCTCAATCATCGAACGGTTCCCCTACCCCTTCCAG GTGGTATATGACGAAGGGCCCCTCTACGTCTTCTCCCCGACGGAGGAGTTGCGCAAGCGCTGGATCCATCAGCTGAAGAACG TGATCCGATACAACAGTGACCTGGTACAGAAGTACCACCCCTGCTTCTGGATCGATGGCCAGTACCTGTGCTGCTCCCAGACAGCTAAGAATGCCATGGGCTGCCAGATCCTGGAGAGCAGGAATGGCA GTTTAAAAGCTGGGCGGTCACATCGCAAGACAAAGAAGCCTCTTCCCCCTACTCCTCAGGAGGACCAG ATGGTGATGAAGCCCCTGCTCCCCGAACCAACCCCCAGTACAgcaggtgagatgaagaaggtggtggccctctacaactacctgccGATGAACGCGCAGGACCTGCAACTGCAGAAGGGCGAGGAGTACCTAATCCTGGAGGAAAGCCACCTGCCCTGGTGGAAAGCCCGTGACAAGAACGG GAGGGAAGGATACATCCCCAGCAACTACGTCACTGAAACCAGGAATTCCCTGGAGATCTTTGA GTGGTACTCAAAGAATATCACTCGGAGCCAAGCAGAGCAACTGCTGAAGCAGGAG GGCAAGGAAGGGGGCTTCATTGTCCGAGATTCCACCAGCAAGACAGGGAAATACACTGTCTCCGTCTATGCCAAGTCTTCTGT AGACCCCCAAGGCATGATCCGCCATTACGTTGTATGCTGCACCCCCCAGAATCAGTATTACCTGGCAGAAAAGCACCTCTTCAACACCATCCCGGAGCTCATCACGTACCATCAGCACAACTCTGCAG GGCTCATATCCAGACTGAAGTACCCAGTGTCCCCCCACCAGAAAAGTGCTCCTTCCACAGCTGGCCTCGGCTATG GGTCGTGGGAGATTGATCCAAAGGATCTGACCttcctgaaggaactggggaCGGGACAGTTTGGCGTGGTGAAGTATGGAAAATGGAGAGGCCAGTACGACGTTGCTATCAAGATGATCAGGGAAGGCTCCATGTCAGAGGATGAGTTTATCGACGAAGCCAAAGTCATGAT GAACCTGTCTCATGAGAAGCTGGTGCAGCTCTATGGGGTCTGCACCAAGCAGCGTCCTATCTTCATCATCACTGAATACATGGCCAATGGCTGCCTCCTGAACTTCCTGAGGGAAACTCGGCGGCGGTTCCAgcctgctgagctgctggagatgtGCAAAGATGTCTGTGAAGCTATGGAGTACCTGGAATCCAAGCAGTTCCTGCACCGAGACCTG GCTGCTCGCAACTGTTTGGTGAATGACCAAGGAATTGTGAAAGTATCAGATTTTGGCCTTTCCAG GTATGTTCTAGATGACGAGTATACAAGCTCCATGGGGTCAAAGTTTCCCGTGCGGTGGTCTCCCCCTGAAGTGCTTCTGTACAGCAAGTTCAGCAGCAAGTCTGACGTCTGGGCTTTTG GCGTTCTCATGTGGGAAGTTTATTCTCTGGGAAAGATGCCTTATGAGAGATTCAATAACAGCGAGACCACCGAGCATGTCATCCAAGGCCTGCGCCTCTACCGCCCGCAGCAGGCATCGGAGCGGGTCTACACCATCATGTACAGCTGCTGGCACGAG aaggcagaggagcGCCCCACCTTCACTGCGCTGCTGGGCAGCATCCTGGACATCACGGACGAGGAACCCTGA